TCataggatggtgagccatcgagtttccacgaggctactcaaagctcaaatgtatccttgtggatgatagcaatgcaagaagagttgtaggtattagacaagaataaaacttgagATCTTATTACACTACCACGAAGGAGGAAAGCCATTgaaaacagatgggtctataagatcaagcgtgatggcaaaaACCAAGTGGAGCTTTATCGTGCTAGGTTGGTGGTAAAATGGTATGCTGAGAAAGAATgtattgacttcaatgagatattttctcgtttggttcggcttacaacagtcagagtaatGTTGatattgtgtgcggtgtttgacctacatctagaataactagatgtgaaaacgacatttcttcatggagatcttgaagaagaaatttatatgctgcagccagaaggttttgcggaaaatggtaaaaaaaacttggtttgcaggttgaacaaatctttgtacagtctcaaacaggcgccgaggtgttggtacaagagatttgattcctatgtCATGAGCCTTGGTTACAACAGattgagtgcagacccttgtacataCTTCAAGAGGTCTgatgatgattatattattttgttgttgtatgtggacgatatgttggtagcaggcTCCAATAAAGATCaagtccaaggattgaaggcacagttggctagagaatttgatatgaaagacttgagaccagcaaacaagattctaaggatgcaagttcaccgagacagaagtaatcgaaagatttggctttcccagaaaaattatttgaagaaagtgttgcaacgcttcaacatgtaAGACAGCAAGACAATATCGACctctcttcctgttaacttcaagttatcctccgagacgtgttctagcagtgaagcagagaggatggagatatctcgagtaccatatgcatcatcagtgggaagtttgatgttcgccatgatctgtacaagaccagacattgctcaagcagtgagAGCAGTTAGTTGGTATATGATGAATCATGGACGAGAGCATTGAAGTACAGTTAAGAGGAtctttagatacattaagggtacctcaaatgctgcattatgttatggaagatcatattttacactcaggggctatgtcgatttagattatgcaggtgatcttgataagaggaaatctactactggttatgtgtttacgcttgcagggggagcagtaagatgggtttcaaaactgcaaacaGTCGTGGCGTTATCTAGGACGGAAgcagaatatatggcagctactcaagcttgcaaggaggcaatatggattaaaaagtTATTTGAGGAGATCAGACACAAACAAGGGaatgttcttttgttttgtgacagtcatagtgccttgcacatcgcaagaaatccagcctttcattccaagacggaacacattggagtacaatttcactttgtgctgGAAGTAGTAGAAAAAGGAAGTGTGGATATGCAAAAGATTCATACAAAAGATAACAAAGTTGATTTTCTGACCacgccagtgaacactgataagtttgagtggtgtatatcctcaagtggcctagcagaaacgtaagcagcaggtgatggcaagattgaaaggatgtgcggagatgtgtttgattctcaatcaaatctccaagtgggagaaatgtcggcaaagtTATTAGTAAAAAAGGTAGGAAAAAGAATGACAACACAcataatgcattaaatgcattaaCGTTGGGGCAGCCTTCTTTGAATATGAAGAGAATTTGAACACGTTTCGTTCGGCAGCTGATATTTTGAAATTGCGGACGAAGGTTCACACTCATTCGACATTTCAATGTATCCAATTCTCGAGTCTTCTCTCAgtttatagcatttgagtgcttagttctataatatttgtgaggtgtttgtttttctgtattaagagagcgtgtgttctctttggaaataCAGTGAGTGGTTGTAtaccgtaaaatattatagtcaaattcttttcatcttgtccgtggtttttaccctaataatttttaggggttttccacgtaaatctcggtgtccagtttattctttattttcatatttattatctcaaattaccgcacgtGGAACCAACCGCTGATACTTGGGATATGAATGACACAAAAGCAAAGTAATGAATGACGTGCATGCACACTAGTGGGATCATTTTTTCAAGCCAATAAATGTCATGATTGAGTTTGTTACATTTGTATTTCAAACCAAGTATACATTAAGTTTTTAATTGACAAGTAACACACTTGAGGGATTTTTAATCGTAATCATGAAAAGTATAAAAAATCGATAAATATAAGGATGAAAAACAGCTAATGAGAGTAAATTTTAGTGGCAATCGGACAACCAAATTAATCAGCAGTGGATGAGTTCTTGGATCTCAGCAAAGGGAGTTTATGTTGTTGCTAAGCTTCTCCAATTTATTCAATCTCAGTTTCTCACTTTCAGTCACCAACTAACAAACAAAGGTACATGAAGAAAATAAAGATTCCGAATCAgtgaaattaaattaagtcaAGATTCTGCAAAAAGAACAAAATTACCTCAACTAGTTTGCCAATAAGCTGACTCTTTTCTCTGTTCTTATCATTGAACGCCTCAATGGCTTCTTTGTATTCCTTTTCCTATGTTATTACATTATACGATGAAGACGCATCCATGTATCTATTCACATTTTCGTGATACACTCTAACTAAATTACGTTTAAAAATTGTGCACTTCACCTTCTTCTGGCAGCTAAGTCCCAGTGGCTTTAACTCTCGGTTAATCAAGTCGATCCTCTTGCGAATAATCGCAACTTCCTTCCTCATCGGATCGGTTAAAGCTTCAAGAtcctattttaatttattatacaaACATAGAGGATCCAAAACCACAGAATCAATACATATGGAGAAGGTTGAATTAAATACAGCTttgaacaaaataaattaaactgcagactcataaaaataatgaatgGTAAATATTTATGGTTTTCTTCATCAAACTTACTTCACGAATTTCAGCCAAGCGTTTCGTTTCCTCCTCCACACGGCCTAAATGAGCCTCAATTTTCTCTCGGACCGCGTTTTTCCTCTTCTCAATCTCTTCTTCCTTAACACGAAAGGCGATTAAGGCTGATCTTGTCATCTCTTCATCTATGTCTTCATTTAGGAAAGCACTGTCGATATGGTTGATGGAACTAGAGTTCTGGGGACGCGGCATTGGAACCGTCTGATCAAACATCTGTTGTTTTTGTGTTGTCATTACAAAATCCTTAAAAaccttttttctttcttgttttgtaTGTACTTTTGCTTTAGTATTTACGAATGATCGATGCTTCCTCAATTCTTCTCTTTTTTCCTGTTTACATATTCTGAAAACAAGGCAACCTGTGGAATCATATATGGAACCATCTTGCTTTATCGACAACAAATCTTGCAATGAGGGTAATGACTAATGACCATACTGCCCTTTGTCGTTTTTAATGAGAATGTAAAAAATAATCTTCTACTTTACTTCATCATaggattattattttataacttCTTGCATGTTAAATTAGCAGTATAAATTAAATACTTTGAAAAGTTTAAAGGGTACATGATAGATAATTATATGCTTGCAACAGTTACAAGAATGATTCCTGCAGATATCGGTTGAAGGGtctttatttgtatattttcttcaattAATTTATCTGTACAGTGGGGTGCTTGGGGTGAAAGTTTCGTTGCCTGTGTAGAAAATAAAAGTTCACCAACACACAGATGAAATGATGGCCTTGGGGGCCAAGACAAAGTAGCTAGGATTTGGATGTTATTCTCTGAGAAATGTTCAAGAAACTTCACTTTCTTGGATTTTACATCCGTATCTTTTGTGAACTACTACCCAAGAATTAGGAGAAATAATCAGGGCCAACAAGAATTTATGTGATTCAAACATGTATTCTGAAAATAAATATACCCATGAAACATCAAAGTCTTTTTTATGCTTGAAGGTGACGATCCGGGTCATACTCGTGTCTACACCACATATATGTAGACATGACTTAAAGCAGACTTAGCTTTATTTGTTCAACGCAAATACATCTTAAGCATTTCAAATTTCCCTCCCTTCCATCCATTATGTTTTGGCTCGAGATCTCACATGCATTGGATACTTTAGAATGGTAGGAATGCACGTTGAATGCCGATAACAAGTCAACCCTCGAGTtggaaattatttttaagttatttaaatatatttcaataatataaaaaaataaaatcaaccaCGACAGATTTTCACATTTTATAATTCTATTTCACACCCAAAAACTAAGGTCATGCTTGGTAGGAGAGAATGAGATGATAATAGAATAAGCATTCCTATTTCATTAATCCATATTACTGCACCAAACGCATGCTTTGCATGTGCataaaatatagatatatagtgaaataatttgaataaaatgtGAGAAATTTTGTAACgatctatttattttttgtcccttaattattaaatataatagaaAAATGGTAAGGATAAATTTGATAACCATTAAAATTACCAAATATAGTCTCTCTAAGGGTTACCCATTATAATATAGTTCAGATGCTCATTCTTGGTAGGATATTAAAATTAGGGATGACAATTTTCTCCTAACCTGACAGATAATACGATATCAGCCGCTTCGAATGGAAGAGAGTATGGATGAGATTTTTACCCgattaaataaattgataatcTGGTATGGGGATTTTCGTCTTTGGGGATGGAGGCTGATCTTAAAGAATTCTATTCATACCCAATCCAAATACCTTTTATTTTCGACTTTGGGGATtgaggatttttttttattgttctcaACAATTGAGTATATATACATAGCTTATTAGAAATAAttcaaattcgaaaaaatacaattatatataggtgataatatgatatttgagtaggATATAAATATCCAATCTTCCGACACGTATGAAATTGAATATACAGTTAACgaggatgaagatgatgataaatataataaatgaggATGAGGACATGAGATATAGAATCCTACCCAAACTCAACTCATTGTCAACCTTAATTAGAATGAAAATTGTTATTCTCACATCCATGTTAATACTCTTAGAAATTCTGTTATATATTTCAtgcattataataataatttcatccACTTTAGATGACATCtccatttttaattatattgtaCAAAATATTTCcttttgttaattaattttagtaataatagtaattattattattattattatttgaggtgcatttatttttataataattataataataaattgatcTGTAACTCAAAATTTTCTAGTTTTGATcttgtaaaaaataaatttgcatTTCAGTCTattaaattatatgttttttttttcatttttggtcaTGTTAACTGTGAATTTGTATATTTAATCTAGTAAATTGCATGTTTTGTTCATCCTGTTAAGTTGAATTAGCATTTTTAGTTTTGCAACTTGcattttttagttaaaaaatatttaattattaaaaaaatttattgcattcatttttcatttcttaCGATACCAATATCTAGAATGAAATAAAGCTACCATTACATTCTCAGTCTTATTTTATTCCAAAGTTGATTCTTTCCTATTATATTCTATTCCAATTTATCAATCATGacctaaatcaaataaaatcattaTCCAACTATTTCTACAAATGGGTTaccaaataaatttatatagtcAACTTTTTTGccctaaaaatattttgtccaTTTTTACCGGTTATTTGGGATAATTAGCTGAAGACAAATATTTTGTCCATTTTTGGACCAATTTTCCTTTTTTACAGGATAAGTTttgtacaaaataaataattgtaaattgaaataaaaataaaataaaggttGCAATTACAAGTTGGTGATATCATATCGATGTAGCTCCCTCTTTATAACAATAATAGATATTACGTGCGACTCTAGTTTCTATGATTTCAAGTATATATGTCTTTAAGAACGATATCCAGCTGCCATTTTACGAGCAGTTTTCTAAAATTTAAGGTTTCGtttgaacaaatatttttaaaacgtttttagtgttttataaatcgtttttagtgttttataagttaaaaaaacttaaagtatttttttggataaaacttttgaaaaatgttttgaaaaaagagttctccaattatagtttttaaataacaattgaaatatgttttttggaaaaaaagatactgataaaaattaaaacatattatttttttaaccgtaaaaacttttttataaaatagttgtccaaacatatatttgttttttaaaaaaaatttaaaatcttttatattaaaaaaaaacacttttataaaaatattttataagtacTTGTCGAAACATAACCTAAGTTTGGAATAATTTTCATGGCATGTCTAAATCTCACGTTCATGCTTACTatatttattctattttattaaagttgaggacatgaCAGTAACCACATAGgaaggacaccaactttttctttcaactttacctttatatgatactaatattacacttttgtttttgtttttttttaatttcaatacacacttttatttttagtttttgtagttcaacaattcaaatatcaatttagtttctccataatttgtcaaatttcactttagtccatcaataataataaaaaaattgtacacaTACACATCACGTATACAGAGTAACTAGTGTTGAGAAACATGActgaaaaatataaacaaaatatcatcaaaagaTATGGGCTTAATAACAAGGGTAATGGGCTCACAAGTTTTACATTTTTACCCAATTTTCCAATTTATACCTAGCTGTCTGGCCCATGTTCAGAATGTTACCCCCAAATGTCGGCCCATGTTAATATTGTCAAGTGCTCTGCCCTTCACTCCCACATTTTGCTCATCCTTGATCCTCCCTCTGTTCGTTCTCTCGCTTCGCACTTTTTCGCCTACTCTTGGGTTTTCAATTGTCGCAATCAGGTATACATCTCTTTCTTAATctttatttatcttctatttgtTGCAGCTTTTTTTGCATACAGGATTATGTTTGCTTAGTGAAGAGCTTTGTTGGTCAATTAATATGGATTTTATAATGGGATATGATTATCGGTGTTTTTGGCCTGAAAATTGTGTATTTTTTGGTTGGATCCACTCGTCTGGATCGCAAATTTTTGGATTCTTCCCTTTCCTTGGAGTTCCTTATTTACCTCATGTGCATATAAATGTGTATTGGAAGTTGTAAAATTAGCTTATCATTCTTTTCcctgagaattttttttatttgattgccTGAGACTTTTCCGGCCGGCGCTTTTCATGTTAATTTGCATTCTACATTTgttaatatattttatcttcACAGTATTTTGGAGacttcatatatttttaattttctttcactTGTTCCTGTCACTTAAGTgttgttctttcaattttttcagtGGAGCTTGGTACCGTGTGAGTGGAGACCTAAGAAATTTAATCAGGGGAGactaaacatttatataatatttatcaaaatataaaaaagtcgATTCTCAAAATttgcatattttaaatagttaatcaAAATGCTGATATTTTCTTCGGGGGAGCGTTACCATAGCCCTCCTGCTTCGTCGGTGTGCCTCTCTCCATTCCTCTTTCCTTTCAGTGTACTCGTGCTTTTTGTTAATAAACTGGAACTTGTATTGCCTAACCTCTGCCTAAAACTGGTTGGCTTTTTTTTAATGGTTTGACTGCTAGTATAGTCGTGCATTTGTAAGGGCACGGTGGCATCAACGAACtttcattaaataaattcttctgTTTCGGATGATTATTTATTAGTTTAAGTGAATGAGAgttttttttatgcattatttTTTGGATGCTAAATCTCATGAgtaattaattttgatatatctacCACAGTTACAACATATAGTAACTTATTGAACACCCAAGTCTCCATTCCTTTGACCAATATATGATGTTGTAGAGCCATGTATGCATCAATCATATTGTGCATTTTTGTGCATGTCTGGATTCAAATATCTAAGAAAACTGCCCTATGTTACTCCGCAAGGAGATGCAAAGTAGCGAGTCTAACTTTTTGGCTGAAATTTGc
This genomic interval from Primulina huaijiensis isolate GDHJ02 chromosome 14, ASM1229523v2, whole genome shotgun sequence contains the following:
- the LOC140957791 gene encoding uncharacterized protein, encoding MTTQKQQMFDQTVPMPRPQNSSSINHIDSAFLNEDIDEEMTRSALIAFRVKEEEIEKRKNAVREKIEAHLGRVEEETKRLAEIREDLEALTDPMRKEVAIIRKRIDLINRELKPLGLSCQKKEKEYKEAIEAFNDKNREKSQLIGKLVELVTESEKLRLNKLEKLSNNINSLC